In Chiroxiphia lanceolata isolate bChiLan1 chromosome 2, bChiLan1.pri, whole genome shotgun sequence, a single genomic region encodes these proteins:
- the DUSP27 gene encoding inactive dual specificity phosphatase 27 has protein sequence MASGRDSDSEPAVPEEEEEEEEEGPDVKAVQAHYLRSPSPSRYSMISETDTESIFMEPIHLSSAVAAKQIISEELKTKEVRVDSVCPRMLESAQQLMVEDLYNRVKEKIDDTSLFNTPCVMDLQRALVKDRLETPRDAVDEVWPNVFIAEKSVAVNKSRLKRLGITHVLNAAHGTGVYTGPSFYNGLNIQYLGIEVDDFPDMDISKHFRPAAEFLDEALLTYRGRVLVSSEMGISRSAVLVAAYLMIYHHMTILEALMTLRKKRAIYPNDGFLKQLRELNEQLLEERELEHSGDEEVTPSQSPVARAGASSRLSGAGDAESVVGARAHSITVEEEDTSSMLGSFMSSSSVSKTSWVSKRSTLISEEEEEQLYEEWRRKQGLSAKEPGVNHERRASPKHLDREEEQSDEDVEQRIHDWQRRNEKYQMEGAAREEDGDSSMGGRPYPPGEFSDVESVSSFEIRTLKKQLEASSFSRMRRSRTGSMSSESTWDMWNQRLLEIEKEAAQRYHSKNKNCGEMGRKERDVDEESVLSDSSSFYNFCQKNKDKLTPLERWKVKRIQFGFHKKDLEPSSSAAPSPAEDGNQAGEEGAEGKSLSDIDLTAYQAWKMKRQKKVGSESSKEEFVEFAKTEDSASAKKRQRRVELLERSKKILEESQSMCSWETDSTVSGSIPLSAFWPSAPSADGADDAASALSMQTNHSSLSRTRSSTGAVQPQMPSVPLPNLPVGPGDTISMASIQNWIANVVSETIAQKQNEIMMLSRPSSAMASLSGDLGRRGDDDDKVSLLSARSGSSVAASQLRQQELRRAESQSVLSCNTSGSARTEGTASNMKTTQTSKPLYSLFADDVDLKKLRRKEKEMQMEMREKMSDYQIEKVIRDNKRSTLFKKKVTKGEENEREDGTESTTNSHGRPLQADFDRTGTVFDLSSQPANSGARESEIETDISKWLNGLKAEREPPSYYEQTERAREKYSRSSKVRQMDSETSSYRFCRSQREEVDSCSSYESKGDSLRTTSRFSSASAKEDKKMYKFTRSRVSETSSRENSPELHVFSRSPEPPFDSESPEPSTQSRVRSHHVEACEEEARSDVSEFGAKRKFTQSFSKSEEDGKKEAKVEQSEERFASRQRSQYRRSTRKEEEEEMDDDAIIAAWRSRLEETTAKLQRRREE, from the exons ATGGCCAGCGGCAGGGACTCGGACAGCGAGCCGGCCGtgccggaggaggaggaggaggaggaggaggagggccCGGACGTGAAGGCCGTGCAGGCCCATTACCTGCGCAGCCCCTCGCCCAGCCG GTATTCCATGATATCAGAGACTGATACAGAGAGCATCTTCATGGAGCCAATCCATCTGTCATCTGCTGTGGCTGCCAAGCAAATAATCAGCGAAG AACTGAAGACAAAGGAGGTGAGGGTAGATTCAGTGTGTCCCAGGATGTTGGAGTCTGCGCAGCAGCTGATGGTGGAAGACCTGTACAACCGAGTTAAGGAAAAGATTGATGACACCAGCTTGTTTAACACGCCGTGTGTGATGGACTTGCAGAGGGCACTCGTGAAGGACAGGCTGGAGAcccccagggatgctgtggaTGAAGTCTGGCCTAATGTCTTCATAGCAGAAAA gAGCGTCGCGGTGAACAAAAGCCGTTTGAAGAGACTGGGCATCACACACGTCTTGAATGCAGCTCATGGTACAGGGGTCTACACAGGACCAAGCTTCTACAACGGTCTCAATATCCAGTACCTGGGCATTGAGGTGGATGATTTCCCAGATATGGATATCTCCAAACACTTCCGCCCGGCTGCAGAGTTCCTTGACGAAGCACTGCTGACTTACAGGG GCAGAGTCCTGGTCAGCAGTGAGATGGGCATCAGTCGCTCCGCCGTGCTGGTGGCTGCCTACCTGATGATCTACCACCACATGACCATTCTGGAGGCTCTGATGACTCTGAGGAAGAAACGAGCCATTTACCCCAACGACGGCTTCCTGAAACAGCTGCGGGAGCTCAAcgagcagctgctggaggagcgGGAGCTGGAGCACTCTGGAGACGAAGAAGTGACTCCCAGTCAAAGCCCTGTGGCTCGTGCAGGGGCTTCTTCCCGTTTGTCTGGAGCTGGGGACGCAGAGAGCGTCGTGGGAGCCCGAGCCCACTCCATCACAGTGGAAGAGGAGGACACGAGCAGCATGCTGGGTAGTTTTATGAGCTCTTCGTCAGTGTCAAAAACCAGCTGGGTTTCCAAACGCTCCACCCTGATCAGcgaggaggaagaggaacagTTGTATGAGGAATGGAGGAGAAAACAAGGCCTGTCTGCAAAGGAACCAGGAGTTAACCATGAAAGAAGAGCATCTCCAAAGCATCTGGATCGGGAAGAGGAACAGTCTGATGAGGATGTGGAACAGAGGATCCACGACTGGCAGCGCAGAAATGAGAAATACCAAATGGAGGGTGCAGCCAGGGAGGAGGATGGTGATTCCAGCATGGGAGGAAGACCTTACCCACCAGGTGAATTCAGTGATGTTGAGAGTGTGAGCAGTTTTGAGATCCGAACCCTGAAAAAGCAGCTGGAAGCCAGTAGCTTTAGCAGGATGAGGAGGAGCCGCACAGGCTCTATGTCTTCTGAGAGCACTTGGGACATGTGGAATCAGAGGCTTCTGGAGATAGAGAAGGAAGCTGCTCAGAGATACCATTCCAAGAATAAAAATTGTGGggaaatgggaagaaaggagagggatGTGGATGAGGAGAGCGTGCTTTCAGACAGTAGCTCCTTCTACAATTTCTGCCAAAAGAACAAAGACAAGCTGACTCCTCTAGAAAGGTGGAAGGTCAAGAGGATCCAATTTGGCTTTCACAAGAAGGATTTAGAACCATCATCATCAGCTGCACCATCTCCAGCAGAAGATGGCaaccaggcaggtgaggagggagcagaagggaagagTTTGTCAGATATTGACCTGACTGCTTACCAGGCTTGGAAAATGAAGCGGCAGAAGAAGGTGGGCAGCGAAAGCAGCAAGGAGGAATTCGTGGAGTTTGCCAAAACCGAGGATTCTGCTTCAGCTAAAAAGAGGCAGAGGCGTGTAGAGCTCCTCGAACGTTCAAAGAAGATTTTAGAGGAAAGCCAGTCCATGTGCAGCTGGGAGACAGACAGCACAGTGAGTGGGAGTATCCCCCTGTCGGCTTTCTGGCCCTCGGCGCCTTCTGCAGATGGTGCCGACGATGCAGCTTCTGCCCTGAGCATGCAGACAAATCATTCATCTCTGTCACGgaccaggagcagcacaggagcagtGCAGCCTCAGATGCCGAGTGTACCCCTTCCCAACCTCCCGGTTGGTCCGGGTGACACCATATCCATGGCAAGCATCCAGAACTGGATCGCTAACGTGGTCAGCGAAACCATCGCTCAGAAGCAAAACGAGATCATGATGCTGTCCCGTCCGTCGTCCGCGATGGCCTCCCTGTCAGGAGACCTGGGCAGGCGAGGAGATGATGATGACAAGGTTTCTCTGCTCAGTGCTCGGAGCGGCTCATCTGTGGCTGCCTCTCAGCTGCGCCAGCAGGAGCTGCGCCGGGCCGAGTCTCAGTCTGTCCTGTCCTGCAACACCTCCGGGAGCGCAAGGACAGAAGGGACTGCTTCAAACATGAAGACTACACAGACGAGCAAGCCTCTGTACAGCCTCTTTGCTGATGATGTTGACCTCAAGAAActcaggaggaaggagaaggagatgcaaatggaaatgagagaaaaaatgtcAGATTATCAAATTGAAAAGGTGATCAGAGACAATAAACGCAGCACTTTATTCAAGAAAAAGGTGaccaaaggagaggaaaatgaaagggaagaTGGCACAGAGAGTACAACAAACAGCCATGGGCGTCCCTTGCAAGCAGATTTTGACAGAACTGGTACAGTCTTCGATCTGTCCAGTCAACCTGCAAACTCAGGTGCACGAGAGTCAGAAATAGAGACTGATATTAGCAAGTGGCTCAATGGcctgaaagcagagagagaaccaCCATCTTATTATGAACAAACTGAGAGAGCTAGAGAGAAATATAGCAGATCATCCAAAGTTAGACAGATGGATTCTGAGACATCCAGTTACAGATTCTGCAGGTCCCAAAGAGAAGAGGTAGACAGCTGTTCTTCCTACGAGTCAAAAGGAGATTCGCTGAGAACCACGTCAAGATTTTCCTCCGCGTCTGCGAAAGAGGACAAAAAGATGTACAAGTTCACAAGGTCGAGGGTCAGTGAGACAAGTTCCAGGGAAAACAGCCCAGAGCTGCATGTTTTCAGCCGATCTCCTGAGCCACCCTTTGACTCTGAATCCCCCGAACCGTCTACACAGAGCCGAGTCAGATCCCATCACGTGGAGGCGTGTGAGGAGGAGGCCAGGTCAGACGTGTCAGAATTTGGAGCAAAGAGAAAGTTCACCCAGAGCTTTTCGAAGTCCGAAGAGGATGGAAAGAAGGAGGCAAAAGTGGAGCAAAGCGAGGAGAGGTTTGCATCTAGACAGCGCTCTCAGTACAGGCGAAGCACACgtaaagaggaggaagaagagatggaTGATGATGCCATTATTGCTGCTTGGAGAAGCCGACTGGAAGAAACTACAGCAAAGCTCCAGCGGAGAAGGGAAGAGTGA
- the GPA33 gene encoding cell surface A33 antigen, which produces MRGTAMRRLGLFVFSAILASARALTVEAPAKQIQVARGRNATLRCNFKTQASADSGDLVVWKKITSPIDAVTRYFDGLVQYGEGYENRVQFSGDVSSGDISITISEVTMEDNGTYVCSVRLRNDPPRQSAVLSLYVLVAPSKPDCRILGTPQYGQTINLTCVSQEGSPQPKYTWKSFNVKNEPRALENTEGERITLKNVSADTSGFYICTSTNIVGTEFCNMTVSIVPPSMDIALYAGIIGGVIAAIVVIGILAYCCCCRESKDTDYEMTVQEERNEPSKDMPTRQQSTEEDDANA; this is translated from the exons ATGAGGGGGACGGCAATGAGAAGACTTGGGCTGTTCGTGTTCAGTGCAA TTCTGGCGTCTGCTCGTGCCCTCACTGTGGAAGCACCTGCCAAGCAGATACAGGTGGCGCGGGGAAGGAACGCGACTCTCCGCTGTAATTTCAAAACTCAGGCTTCTGCTGACAGCGGAGACCTCGTTGTCTGGAAGAAAATCACCAGTCCG ATCGACGCTGTCACGAGGTACTTCGACGGACTCGTACAGTATGGCGAGGGCTACGAGAACCGTGTCCAGTTCAGTGGTGACGTGAGCAGTGGGGACATCAGCATCACCATCAGCGAGGTGACCATGGAGGACAACGGGACGTACGTGTGCAGCGTCCGCCTGCGGAACGACCCCCCCCGGCAGAGCGCGGTCCTGTCCCTCTACGTCCTCG ttgCACCATCCAAGCCTGACTGCAGGATTCTGGGGACACCACAGTATGGACAGACAATCAATCTAACCTGCGTGTCTCAGGAGGGCTCCCCACAGCCCAAATACACCTGGAAAAGCTTCAACGTAAAAAATGAGCCCCGTGCACTAGAAAACACAGAAG GGGAACGAATAACTCTGAAGAACGTCTCAGCGGATACCTCTGGCTTCTACATCTGCACTTCAACAAACATTGTGGGGACGGAGTTTTGCAACATGACGGTCAGCATCGTGCCAC caTCCATGGACATCGCTCTGTACGCTGGGATCATCGGCGGAGTCATCGCTGCGATCGTAGTGATCGGGATCTTGgcctactgctgctgctgccgggaGAGCAAGGACACCGACTACGAGATGAC GGTGCAAGAAGAGAGGAATGAACCCTCCAAGGACATGCCAAcgaggcagcagagcacagaggaggaTGATGCAAATGCATGA